The Janthinobacterium lividum genome has a window encoding:
- the atpB gene encoding F0F1 ATP synthase subunit A, whose protein sequence is MTTEHAIEAGHAAPANATEYISHHLAHLRSADGMINLDTFWISAILGFVFLAVFYMASRRATAGVPGKLQNFVEMVMEIVNDTINGAFHAKSKVIAPLAITIFVWVWLLNAMDFLPVDLLPKILSWFGVHKLRAVPTADVNHTFAMSLSVVLCVIAFSIKAKGLGGWIKELFTAPFHANGLIATIALAPVNFLLQMVELVAKLISLSLRLFGNMYAGELIFILIALLPWWAQWALGGPWAIFHILIVTLQAFVFMALTVVYLSLAVEKH, encoded by the coding sequence ATGACCACAGAACACGCTATTGAAGCGGGCCATGCTGCCCCGGCCAACGCCACAGAATACATCAGTCACCATCTGGCCCACCTGAGAAGTGCCGACGGCATGATCAATCTGGATACGTTCTGGATTTCGGCCATTCTGGGCTTTGTTTTCCTGGCTGTTTTCTATATGGCGTCGCGTCGCGCGACGGCTGGTGTCCCTGGCAAGTTGCAAAACTTCGTCGAAATGGTCATGGAAATCGTCAATGACACTATTAATGGGGCCTTCCACGCGAAAAGCAAGGTCATCGCGCCGCTGGCCATCACTATTTTTGTGTGGGTCTGGTTGCTCAACGCGATGGACTTCCTGCCGGTTGACCTGTTGCCGAAGATCCTGAGCTGGTTTGGCGTGCATAAACTGCGCGCCGTGCCGACCGCCGACGTCAACCACACCTTCGCCATGTCGCTGTCGGTCGTGTTGTGCGTGATCGCCTTCTCGATCAAGGCCAAGGGCCTGGGCGGCTGGATCAAGGAACTGTTCACGGCACCGTTCCATGCGAATGGCCTGATCGCCACGATCGCCCTGGCACCTGTCAATTTCTTGCTGCAAATGGTTGAGTTGGTTGCAAAACTGATCTCCCTGTCGCTGCGACTGTTCGGCAATATGTATGCCGGCGAACTGATTTTCATCTTGATCGCGTTGTTGCCTTGGTGGGCACAGTGGGCGTTGGGTGGTCCATGGGCAATTTTCCATATCTTGATTGTAACTTTGCAAGCTTTTGTGTTTATGGCGTTGACGGTTGTGTATCTGAGCCTTGCGGTTGAGAAACATTAA